GGTGCTCGGTGTAGCCGAACGTGAACGCAGGTCCTCCGGCGATCGCTACGACCGCACCAGCCTCTGCCGACAGCGGATCGAGATCTCTCGCCAACGGACCGACGGTGGACGCCAGACCAGCGTTGGATGCCAACGAATCCGAGGAGGAGCCGATCGGCCGGAAACTGCTGGGAGCCTCCCCTCCCAGCGCTGCACCGGAAGCCCCGAAACCGGGATCGGAAGCTGAATCGGCCCCTGCCGCAACCAGACCGGAGCCCGACGCACCCGAACCGAGAACCGCAGCCACCAGTTCTGTGCGCGGGTCCCAGCTCTCCCCCTGCGCAGTGGACGCCGCCAAAGCTGCGACCTCGCCCAGGTCGATGTGTGCCGCAACGAGATCCGTCATCGCTTCCACGGCGGCCTGTGCGGCGGAACCGTGCTCGACGGCGGGGATCAGGCCGAGATGCCGGGAAGGGACGGCCAATTCGGGCATGCGGGGTAGCGCGCCCAGCACCGGGAGGCCGACGCAGGCGCAGGCGGCGCGCAACACCTGTTCGTGGCGTTCGCTGCCGACTCGGTTGAGAATCACTCCGCCGAGCCGGATTCCGCTGTCGTAGGTGGCGAAGCCGTGCAGCAGGGCGGCGAGGCTCTGGCTGTGGCCGCGAGCATCGACGACCAGAATCACCGGTGCGCCGAGCATGGCGGCGATCTGGGCGGTGGAGCCCTCGGCGATGGGGTCGGTGTGGTGTTCGTCGATGCGGCCGTCGAACAGGCCCATCACGCCCTCGACCACGGCGAGATCGCAGCCCGCGCTGCCGTGCCGGAACAGCGGGACCACTCGCTCCGCGCCGACCAGTACCGGGTCCAGGTTGCGGCCGGGCCGGCCGGCGGCGAGACCGTGGTAGCCGGGGTCGATGTAGTCGGGGCCGACCTTGAACGGCGCGACTCGATGTCCCGCCCGCCGCAGCGCGCCGATCAAACCCGTGGCCACCGTGGTCTTTCCGCTGCCGGACGCCGGTGCGGCGATGACGACCGCGGGTGTGCTCACCATTCGATGCCGCGCTGGCCCTTGCGGCCCGCGTCCATCGGATGCTTCACCTTGGTCATCTCGGTGACCAGGTCGGCGGCGTCGATCAGGGCCTGCGGTGCGTCCCGGCCGGTGATCACCACATGCTGGTTGCCCGGCCGGTTCGTCAGCGTCTCGACGACCTCGTCCACATCGACCCAGCCCCATTTGAGCGGATACGTGAATTCGTCGAGCACATAGAAACGATGCTCCTCGGCGCCCAGGCGGCGCTTGATCTCCTGCCATCCGGCGAGCGCGGCCGCCGCATGATCCTCGTCGCTGCCCTGCTTACGAGTCCACGACCAGCCCTCACCCATCTTGTGCCATTCGACGGCACCCCCGACGCCCTTCTCCTCGTGCAACTGCCCGAGCGTCCGGAACGCGGCTTCCTCCCCCACTTTCCACTTCGCGCTCTTCACGAACTGGAACACGGCCACATCGAAGCCCTGATTCCAGGCCC
This sequence is a window from Nocardia yunnanensis. Protein-coding genes within it:
- a CDS encoding cobyrinate a,c-diamide synthase — its product is MVSTPAVVIAAPASGSGKTTVATGLIGALRRAGHRVAPFKVGPDYIDPGYHGLAAGRPGRNLDPVLVGAERVVPLFRHGSAGCDLAVVEGVMGLFDGRIDEHHTDPIAEGSTAQIAAMLGAPVILVVDARGHSQSLAALLHGFATYDSGIRLGGVILNRVGSERHEQVLRAACACVGLPVLGALPRMPELAVPSRHLGLIPAVEHGSAAQAAVEAMTDLVAAHIDLGEVAALAASTAQGESWDPRTELVAAVLGSGASGSGLVAAGADSASDPGFGASGAALGGEAPSSFRPIGSSSDSLASNAGLASTVGPLARDLDPLSAEAGAVVAIAGGPAFTFGYTEHRELLAAAGAQVRVFDPLREELPSGTAGLVLPGGFPEEHAAELAANTGLLTEIAALAGRGLPIHAECAGLLYLTRTLDGHRMAGVIDAEAEFGPRLTLGYRDAVALTDSPLWRAGERVRGHEFHRTRLTIPGSAAPAWAWRSPSGETIREGATLHQVHASYLHTHPAGNPAAISRFVSAASDFARTHAPA
- the cobO gene encoding cob(I)yrinic acid a,c-diamide adenosyltransferase, with product MPKGVPLPESIPDDGLTTRQRRNLPVLAVHTGPGKGKSTAAFGMALRAWNQGFDVAVFQFVKSAKWKVGEEAAFRTLGQLHEEKGVGGAVEWHKMGEGWSWTRKQGSDEDHAAAALAGWQEIKRRLGAEEHRFYVLDEFTYPLKWGWVDVDEVVETLTNRPGNQHVVITGRDAPQALIDAADLVTEMTKVKHPMDAGRKGQRGIEW